Proteins from a genomic interval of Syngnathus acus chromosome 4, fSynAcu1.2, whole genome shotgun sequence:
- the LOC119121711 gene encoding small integral membrane protein 24-like has protein sequence MFWPFVVLCALQSADQASIHTGVRASPSGSMTLQPWLKGLMAVVVFLFVIFVFLILNRLLGNDRREVEEEGDQEDVLGYQEKVVEVRRDYVEETSL, from the exons ATGTTTTGGCCTTTCGTCGTCTTGTGCGCGCTGCAGAGTGCAGACCAGGCCTCAATTCACACAg GTGTGCGTGCGTCCCCCTCTGGGTCGATGACGCTTCAGCCGTGGCTGAAGGGCCTGATGGCCGTGGTGGTCTTCCTCTTCGTCATCTTTGTCTTCCTCATCCTCAACAGGCTGTTGGGCAACGACAG GagagaggtggaggaggagggggaccAGGAAGATGTGTTGGGCTACCAGGAAAAGGTTGTGGAAGTGCGCCGAGACTACGTGGAAGAAACCAGCTTGTAG